The nucleotide window ACATAAACTCTCTCCACATGTTCCCAGATGTTGAAAGTCCGAATACACGTCCCTCATTGTTTATGGCATACAAGTGTGAACTTGGCATTTTAAAGTATTGTTGCAAGAATGTTTTAGTTCACCTGCAACATGTCACTTTTAATAGAACAACATGTTTATCCCAAGCTGTTGTAAATATTcagaaaaaatattttccaatatTGCAGAAAGAAacatacaatgtaatatttagTTGTAGATATTAAATCTATGAATACTAATTACTTCATATAAAACGTAAGAATTGATAACAATAGTCAGAGTGTGATGAATCAACCCATAGCGGTAACaaactgtatatatatacatatgtgagACATAACAATGCAAATATAATACCTTTTCCCTTACGAAATAACAGGTTATCTTTGACTTAGAGATAATGTTAGATAGATGACATAATTTTCTCGTATAAACATAATAATCTAATCGTGTACAACTGACCGAAGGTTTGATTTTTTTGTTCACTTTTATGtagtttataatatatttacattcTACAATTGGGACTAAATTGTACTTCGATGTCGATTAAGTAATTCAAACAAGATaatttaaacaaacaaattggAAATCACAAAAAACATGACTTTATAGCGATGTACAACCAATTGTTACTGACACTTGCTGTCACTGCTTCATTCAATATACCGATACCGATCATAAGTACGAACTACCGTACATACATACAATGTGTAATACATGTACGCATACGTACTGCTGCACACTGGGTGACTTTTTCGATTCACTATTTAACCTAaaaaatcagttgtttctcattcaaaataaaaaataagtgTATGCACTTAGAATGCTGCTATtgaattataaattttataatgatatctaataataattgtttaacAATTCCTTTTTGATACAACTGGCACCGAGATGTTATTGAATCAGGAGCCAATAGAAAATAGCGTCCGATAATTTGGAACGTCGCATTCTGTTTAGCAGAGCACGCGACGTTAATAAGGAAAGTATACATTTCATGTATGTACTCGAATACACACATCGGTCGTCTAATAAATTTTAGTTGAATCGTTTAAATTAAAACATTAATTTCATAAGTTAAATTTAGAAAATATTCTTTTATCGTATCGGGTCGTGTCCTCGGAAGACGACGGTGGCGCCTCTTCCGGAGAAAAACTGAAGGTCCGTTCGGGGTCCGTGCAGCGCCAAGTAGCGTAGTGGCGAAACGCTCAAACTATTAGCCAAATTACCGACAGTCGCTACTGGCTAACAGTTCGAGCGTTTCGTCACTATGCGTACCGGCGCTATCTTCATATTTTAAGGAGCAAATAATTCGTGCCGGATTTTGTATTGTACCGCATATCAATAGCGGCAAGAATCATCTGCTCTCTACATTTGCAATAATAAACGATGTTTTCTTGCATGCTGTAGATGCAAGAGAGTCTCGTGGACATTTATGTACCCtcgaaacaatttttcaatCCTTGAATTGACAGATTTCATGCCATTTTCTACATTCCCTATTCTCTTGATAGATAGATCGACAAGAATCATCCGTGTCTGtaacaaatattaaattttgtctgctatatcactaataacaAATAGTTCTCCTGACACGAAATTGTTGAGATACTCTCACGGAACAAATTTTGTTAATGCATACGAATAGTTACGGAGTGGTAGCTTCAATACGAAAGAGAAAGCTACGATATTTCATtgaattataataacaaaatatttattCGCAATGATtgtttacataatattattcgaGTCCGATACAATTAAAACGATATGGTCCGATACATATGTTTCGAAAATGATTACAACCCCATCCAGAGGGAATGAAACCCTCATTTAATTGATGAGTAATTGATTGGCTTCTCCAGCAATATAAAAGACACCTCTGCTGTAACCATTGACAGTACAATATCCTTAATCGAAGTTTACGAATCGTTCGTCTTACAGGCAGACATTTCGCATTTGACATTAGCATGTGAGTTACGTTCTACCAAATTTCAAATTTAGCTGTACCAGTTAATCCGAACATATTTTCTATTGCAATTATTTATCCAATTTTTCAGGACATCCAGCAGCTACCTTTACTGTATCATCCTAATCGCTCTTTCGGAGTGCAGAATGATCCTCGCAGCGAGAACATTGGCGTCGAACGAAATGATGAACAACAACGTTCAAAGTCCTGTAATTATGACACATCTACCCAACGTGGTAaacgttaaaattatttaataataattcattgttAAAGATGAAATATTTAAGAGCTATTTAAGagatatttaattctatttaattcaGAGCTATTTAATCCTATTCAATTCAGAGATATTTAATCCTATTTAATTCAGAGACATTTAATTCACAATTCTACGCGTTGTCGACTGTATATATGCTTCCGttgttgtatatatatatatatgctttcATTCGATTCTAGATTCAATCGATGCAAGAAAATCTGGAGAACAGCGACAATCGATTATGCGAGATAGAGTACCAAGTTGTAAGTATTTTTGTCGTTATATTGCCGATAATAttctaaaattaaataataattaataaaataataataataataataaaattaataaaattaagcttTTATTTTCGAAACAATCCCTTTAATGCTAAAAGAAGAAAAAGGGGAAGCAAAAATGTTCAATTATACTAATAATGTTCTACCAACAATAATGTTCGTTTCAGACAAGAAAGACCATAGGGAAATGCGTGAAGTTGGGCCACGGATTGAACGGCTGCGTATCGGAGAACTACGTGAACCCGTTTCACCAAGACTGCATCTAAGCTTCTAAGCTCGCCTTCAAATTACCTGCGAAGCGGATTCAACGTTCGTTaaacccttgccgtaccattttcttcatagttacaACGATTACACAGTTTTTCGATTGTAACGATTtctaagaaaaaaaaagaaaagataatttatatgtatcCTGTGTCTACATTAATCAATTAATATCTACTTAAATGTCTAATAAATTAAATCTACTTAATTATTACTAATAAATTAAATCTACTTAAATCAGTATTTAAATACTGATGACAGGAAATTAGAATTTTATGCAGACTAAGAAGAACGGAATAGCATTCGTATTTAACAGATTATTACTAGAAATAACTAATAAATTGAATCTACTTAATTATTACTAATAAATTGAATCTACTTAAATAAGTATTTAAATACTGATGAAAagaaattagaattttattcagactaaGAAGAACGGAATAGCATTCGTATTTAACAGATTATtactagaaataaataataaactaaaTCTACTTAATTATTACTAATAAATTAAATCTACTTAAATCAGTATTTAAATACTGATGACAagaaattagaattttattcagactaaGAAGAACGGAATAGCATTCGTATTTAACAGATTATTACTAGAAATAACTAATAAATTAAAACTACTTAATTATTACTAATAAATTAAATCTACTTAAATTAGTATTTAAACACTGATGAcaagaaatcaaaatttttatttagacTGAGAAGAACGGAATAGCATTCGTATTTAACAGATTATTACTAGaaataagtaataaattaaGTCTACTTAAATCAGTATTTAAATACTGAtgacaagaaatcagaattttattcagactaaggagaacggaattatttaacaggttattactagaaataaCTAATAAATTAAATCTACTTAATTATTACTAATAAATTAAATCTACTTAATTATTACTAATAAATTAAATCTACTTAATTATTACTAATAAATTAAATCTACTTAAATCAGTATTTAAGTACTGAtgacaagaaatcagaattttattcagactaaGAAGAACGGAATAGCATTCGTATTTAACAGATTATTACTAGAAATACCGAATAAATTAAATCTACTTAACtattactaataaataaaatcgaCTTAAATCAGTATTTAAACACTGATtgacaagaaatcagaattttattcagactaaGAATTTTTAACagaagttattactagaaatctcgaTCGAACTCGTCGAATTACTCGGCAAGGGGTCAATACCGCTACGGCGTCGACATCGTGAAATCAATTCTTAAGAAAATCGTCGCACTTATCGACTACTTAAGTATTCGTTCGGAGAACCGATGTAAACGCCGACTCGATGTAACGTTACCGCAAATCACACAGGTGCCAAACCGGGCCGAAATAAACATCTTCAAGCGAACACGTGTCGTCCCCTTTCGATCCGCCTCTCCGTCTTGTTTACTCGAGCTACGACGCGCGGCGAAGCGAAAGAATTACGAGAGGATCGAATGATTTCCCTTCGGAGCCTTAATTCGAGGCTGCCACGAGTGGATCGTTGGAAAATCTCGAGCCGAGAGATTGCCAGGAGCCTCGAGAGACGGATGGGCGTAGGATCGAAACCGTCGAGCGTCATGAAGAAAAACTGGCCCCCGTGTTTCCGGTGCACGTGACGAACAGACGCCGTTCTCCCTATCAATTTCGTGAAGTCCTCGTGGCACGGACGCGAGTGGGGCTGCCGCTATAAAGTCTCTGGGAACACGAGGACATTCCTCTAGATCGCAGCCGATCCGGATGAAGGGACTTCGAGGGCTCGCCGGCACCTGGGCGACGATCTGGCTGCTCTGCGGGTTCACGCCGTGGATCCGCGGAAAAATGATTCCCGAGGACTTTGGTAAGGCTCGCGTTCTCGTTTTATCGAGGTCATCGGAGCGACAATTGTTCCGTTGGCTCGTTGCTTCTTCGACGCTGCTTGCTGTTtcgcgataataataataataataataattcttccgACTTATGGTGTTTTCGGTTTACTCGATAAAGCGCGTTTTACGCGTATGACATTGAGTCTTGCGACGCTTTGGTTACAATTAcggtttaaacaattttctagATTTAAACTTTCATTGTAGatgaattattttggaacgtgatataacagtTTTAGTTATGTTTTATTATGTTTTAACAAAGTGTTGATATCCTGGGATTCTTGTAATTTTTCCAAATCTCCCAGCTATTTTGCTCGCGAATGCCCACAGTCTG belongs to Megalopta genalis isolate 19385.01 chromosome 1, iyMegGena1_principal, whole genome shotgun sequence and includes:
- the LOC117228611 gene encoding uncharacterized protein LOC117228611, producing MTSSSYLYCIILIALSECRMILAARTLASNEMMNNNVQSPVIMTHLPNVIQSMQENLENSDNRLCEIEYQVTRKTIGKCVKLGHGLNGCVSENYVNPFHQDCI